CCTTATGCCAATACAAACCAGGTTTTCTTAAATATTGCTCGTCTGACAGATTGATAGTATATCTTCTACTAGAAAACATAGCTTTTTGCTTATCAAAACGGTAAGCAAGAATGGCAAATATTTCAGCATCGTGGCGGTATTCAGCTATTTTAAAAATATGTCGAATTCGCTGAAAGTAATTCGGGAGAAAAGGAGCGCTACGTAATATATTTATTAATACTGGGCGTACATATGCGTTATCTATTTGATAAATAGTATCGAGTACGGCAAAATTTTGATAATTTCCCCTATCTAAATATGTATGTAATGCTATTGCAAACGCATCTGATGAGCCGCTTTGTGCTAAAGGTTGCAATTCTGGAGGTAAACTAGAAATTTTTTGAATTTGCAACCTTGTTTTAGTTTCTGCATCTACTAGTTTCAACAATGCTTCAAAAGCAATACGCTTGACAAAATCTGGTGTTGTAGGATTTTGATATAACTGGGTGACAACTTGAATAGCTTGATTATCGCCACACCAACCTAACGCCCAAGCAAGACAATAATCTCTTAAAGGTTCGCCTGTACCGATAAGTTTGATGAGTAAAGGTGTGGCTTCTCTAATTTTAAGTTCTCCTGCCCGCCAAATAGCTCTTTCTAACTTCCATTTACTAGGCTGTTTGTTCGCTAGGCGGTCGAGAATTGCTTGTTTGCGTGGGTCTGCATGAGAAACTAATTGATTCTCTAGAGGTTGATTTCTAGGTGCAAGATTAACCTCTGTGTATCCCTTTTGCGTTTTTTGTTTGACTAAGTTGTTAAAGATTTTTTGCGCTTCTGCTAAAGATACAGCTTGAGTAGTTTTTGTACTTTCTTTTAAATTTGCACCTTGTTTCCCATAGCGGAAGTTAACTACATAAAGGTCATCAGTTATCTGACACAAGTCAACTTCGTAGACTCTAGTAGATCTACCCTCTTGATAGTGCAGGGTTGTGCGTTTAATTAGCTTCATGGCAACTTCCAACTAAGCCAAGGAAAACTCTATTCTGGCTCAGGTGAGAGTTTGGGGCAATTATGATATTACTTACAAAAGGCGATCGCTACACAGTTACCAAAATAGATCAAATAAAAATCAGGGATGCCAGCCATATATGCGGACATCCCTGAATTGAAGATTATCTCAAAATACCTCTTCCTGAGACAGGAGTCTCAAATTTAGCGGCGTCTGCTGCCAAAAGCAGGTGCGCGACGACCGCTACTACGTCCTCCACTACCAAAGCTACTACCGCTAGGAGTGCGTCTGGTAGATCTGGAACTATTGGAAGGTCTGAGTTCGCTACCGCCAAAACCAGAACCACTAGGACGGTTAGTAGTAGTAGTACGACGTTGTACGCTTGTACCACTAGGATAGGTTCTTCTAATTGTCCCTGTGGTGCGGAAAGCAGTGCGATTTCTCACGGCTGCAGGTGGTTCATTATAGCGGCTGCGGTAGCTAGAAACCGCTTGATCGTAGCTGCTGCCATATCCACCAAAGCCAGTCAAAACTCCTCCGGATTGGTAGACAGGAGGTACATAATACTGGGGTCTAAATAATAGACTACCGATCGCCTGACCTGCTATATTACCAGCCACCGCCCCAGCAAAGGGTGCCCAGAAGCCATTTTCGCGGCGGACAACAACTGTTTCCTGCTGTCCTGTTTGAGGATTAGTTTTGTTCTCAGTAACGTTATGAACGTACTCAATTTTAAAGTCTTCTGTTAAGTATAGAACTGGCTGTCCACTTTCTACTTTTAAGTAACTTTTTTTACCTTCTTTAATTTCTTCATCTGTCAGCCTAGCCATTTGCAAGTTTTCAGTGACAAAGGTTGGGGGCTTACTGTTAATTAAAAACAGGGTGTAATCCCCAGTAGCATCATCATAAGTAGCTTGTTGTACTTGATACTGCCCATCACTCAGCTTGGTAGCCGTAGAGGTTTGGCTGACATTTCTACCTGGGGGGGTTGATTGTTCTGCACCACCACCGCAAGCAACTGTTGTCAAGCACAAACTCATGGCTAAACAAACGGCTGTAAATCTACGCAATATGGTCACGATCATTGTACTAATATCCTACTCTTTGAGCTTAACAATTTCTCACTACACATTGTAAGTACGGACTACCCCACTCAATAAGGGATGAAGGAGTGTGGGGAGTGTGGGGAGAAATAAATAATAACCATTAACCCTTGACTCTTGACTATCTACAAAGGAATTAACTCTGGATAATATTGCATCAGTTGATCGTTAGTGAGTTCATCACCCAACTGTGCTGGTGAAAAATGCACCTGAACTGCCCGTAGTTTATTTTTGTAGTGCAAATTAATTAAAGCTTTTAAAGCTTCTTTTAAAGCTTGAACGTTAGACAAGTCAGTTTCTAACTCTGGTACTTCTCCTTCAAAAGCCACTGTAATCATCACAATAATGTTGCGTGTCACAGGTATAGATAATGGCTCATTAATGCCAGAATCAGAATTTAAATCGAGGTCAGCACCGTATCTTTCAGCAGAGTCGCTAAATAGTTCATTGACGTAATCTCCTGCTTCGCCTTCGCTCCAAAATACATCGCCTTCATTAGCAGCAGAAAGCCAGTATTCATCAGAGCGCAAGAGGGTTTCACAGATTTCTACTAAGCTTTCTCCTAAAACTTGTAAGTCTCCTTCCGCATCAATTGCTTCCCTAGCAGCACGATTGAATACTCCCAAAATTGGCGCGACTTCCGATCCGCCTAAATGCAGAAACAAGCGGCAAACAACATAGCGAGTCCGACCAATCATTCTATTAAAAGTATCACGCATCTGTCTCCTCCACAAATTTATTAGTTATTAGTGAGTGAACAGTTATTCTACTGATAATTGTTCAGTGTTCAATGTAATGAAAACTTTTAACAAAATCGATAACCATGTTTAATGAAGGCAAGCTATATTGAGTAGATTCATTGGACATATTATCAAAAAAAGCCGCATTACTATCTGATTGATTAATAAATCGTTTACCGAAGTAGGCATTGTCATACAAAATCAAAGTTTGCGCGCTAGAATTTGTCAATATTGTCTGGGTAGGAGTTTTGAAGAAATTTAATTTTGCTGCTAACTCCAGAATTTTTTGAATTTCGCGAATAGACTGAGCCTGATTTCTAGCTTCCTCGATCGCAGTCCTTAATTGCCTCACCCGATGGGGTATTTTTAAACCCATGTGAGATATATCTTCACCTTTGAGCATTTCCACCACCTTGTCAATATTTTTTTGCGTGTTGGTGGCATCATGAAAAGGCAGAATCGCCATATATGCAACGGGAAATAAGTCTTCGTCGTTATCAACTCGGAATGTAAACACAGTCCGGCGACGCCCAATTTCCATAGTGGGCGGTTGTTTCAGCGCCCGATATTGCCGAGAAATTTGGTAATAAGCACCAGCTAGCGCAAAGTTAGCTTCATGTTCGAGGGGAGCATCGACGATAATGCGGATGGTTGGCGGAGTTTCATTAAAAAAGTCTCGTGCATCTTCAGCATTAAACTTTTGCACGATCGAGCGATCGCCTGTGGGAGAAAGGTCAATCCATTCACAAGTTATACCTTCGGTTTTTAAACCAAACCTAGACGTGGCGTACAGTTTAGCGCCAGTTAACGCCGCACCAGTTAAATCGGCTCCAATCCATTCCGCTTTAATTAATTTTGCTTGCGTTAAATTAGCGTGTACTAAACTGGCATTAGTTAAATTAGCATTGCTCAAGTCTGCCCCGGTTAAGTTAGCCCCGCTTAATTTAGCTTTGCTTAAATCTGCCCAACGGAGATTCGCCCCACTCAAATCTGCCCAACGGAGATTCGCCCCACTTAAATCTGCGCCACTGAGGTTAGCACGGCTAAGATTGACTTTTCTCAGTTCCGCATCTCGCAAATTAGCGCTACTGAGATCCGCCCGACCCAAATCGGCAGAGTTGAGATTAGCCATCTCTAGGTTTGCACCCGTTAAAGAACAGCCTCGGAAACTTGCCTCACTTAAGTTAGCACGCCGGAGATTTGCTTGCCGGAGTGTAGCTTCTCGCAGG
The genomic region above belongs to Calothrix sp. NIES-2098 and contains:
- a CDS encoding pentapeptide repeat-containing protein translates to MTVEELLEKYAAGVIDFTGIDLSEANLSGVKLSGVNLSQANLSIVNLSGANLSKANLSNATLNVARLSGVNLVRANLNNASLNVANLIRADLNHAQLKEASFVRAELIRADLSCADLSEANLSNADLREATLRQANLRRANLSEASFRGCSLTGANLEMANLNSADLGRADLSSANLRDAELRKVNLSRANLSGADLSGANLRWADLSGANLRWADLSKAKLSGANLTGADLSNANLTNASLVHANLTQAKLIKAEWIGADLTGAALTGAKLYATSRFGLKTEGITCEWIDLSPTGDRSIVQKFNAEDARDFFNETPPTIRIIVDAPLEHEANFALAGAYYQISRQYRALKQPPTMEIGRRRTVFTFRVDNDEDLFPVAYMAILPFHDATNTQKNIDKVVEMLKGEDISHMGLKIPHRVRQLRTAIEEARNQAQSIREIQKILELAAKLNFFKTPTQTILTNSSAQTLILYDNAYFGKRFINQSDSNAAFFDNMSNESTQYSLPSLNMVIDFVKSFHYIEH